From the genome of Thermodesulfovibrionales bacterium:
ATTGCCATGGGCACAGGTACTGATATAGCAATGGAGTCGAGTCAGATCACTCTCATGCGGGGAGACTTAAAGAGTGTTGTGAGTGCAATTAAGCTCAGCAAGCTTACAATTAAAACCATTAAGCAGAATCTCTTCTGGGCATTTATTTACAATATCACAGGAATACCAGTTGCAGCAGGAGTGCTCTATCCTTTTGGAGGTCCGCTGCTTAATCCCATGATAGCTTCTATTGCCATGGCGATGAGTTCAGTTAGTGTTGTTACCAATTCGCTAAGGCTCAGAAGAAAGGCAGCTGTGATTTAATATTTTTCATGCATTTTCTTAATCGCTATTTTTGCTGCCTCTGTCTGTGCCTCTTTCTTACTTTTTCCAGAACCTGTTCCGAAGAATTCACCATTAATGTATATATTTACTGTAAAAACCTTTTTATGTTCTGCTCCGTGCTCTGCTATGATCTTATATTCAGGAAGTTTTCCGTATCTTTCAAGAGAGAGTTTCTGGAGCTCTGATTTTGGATCGAGTATTAAATCTGCTGAGGTCAATTCTTCAAATTTTCTTCTGAAAAGTCTTGATATCAGTTCTCTTGCATCTTCTAGACCACCATCAAGGAATACAGCACCAATCAGTGCCTCCAGACAGTCAGCAAGTATTGAGCTCTTCTGTCTTCCGCCTGTATGTTCCTCTCCCTTGCCAAGTAATAAATACTCTCCGAGAAAGAGTCCTTTTGCTATTTCAAAGAGCACGGATTCCTTTACCAGATAGGCCTTGAGGCTCGCCAGTCTTGATTCATCCTCTTCAGGAAATCTCCTGAAGAGATATTCTGATATTATAAGACCGAGAACAGCATCTCCCAAGAATTCCAGCCTTTCATTATAAAAAGGAGAGTCTTCAGGTCTTTCGTTATGGAAGGATTTATGTGTAAGGGCCTCCATCAGGAGGGCCCTGTTTTTAAAGGAATAACCTAAGGAATTTTCAAGCTCCTGAAAATTTTTTAAAGATGAGGCAGGCATTTGTTCCACCAAATCCAAAGGAATTGGATATGGCACAATTAACCTCTCTATGTCTCGCCTTATTGGGTACATAATCAAGGTCACAAACAGGGTCAGGTTTTTCAAGATTTATTGTTGGAGGGATAAGATTGTTATAAATACTCAGTATTGTTATTACTGCCTCGACTCCACCTGCTGCTCCAAGCAGATGGCCTGTCATGGATTTTGTTGAACTTACAGCAAGCCTGTAGGCATGCTCTCCAAAGACCTTTTTTATTGCCATGGTTTCGAGCTCATCTCCATATTTTGTTGATGTGCCATGAGCATTAATATAATCAACTTCTTCAGGCTTTATACATGCATCCTTAAGTGCAGCTTCCATACATCTAGCCGCACCCTCTCCTTCGGGAGCAGGTGAGGTGATATGGTAGGCGTCACCGCTCATTCCGTAGCCGATGATTTCTGCGTATATCCTTGCCCCTCTTTTTAAGGCATGTTCGAGCTCTTCAAGAATCACTATTCCAGCACCCTCTCCCATCACAAAGCCATCCCTGTCAATATCAAAAGGTCTGCTTGCCCTCTCAGGTTCATCATTTCTTGTTGAAAGGGCTTTCATAGCAGTGAAACCAGCTATACCCATTGGAGTAATTACGGCCTCTGTACCGCCAGCAATCATGGCATCAGCTTCACCACGCTGAATGATCCTGAAGGCATCTCCTATGGAATGGCTTCCTGTTGCACAGGCTGTGCAAGGAGAAGAATTCGGTCCCTTAGCACCATATCTTATTGATACCTGTCCTGCAGCCAGGTTGATTATAATCATTGGAATAAAGAAAGGAGATATCCTTCTGTGCCCCTTCTCAAGGAGGGTTCTGTGATAATGTTCTATCATGGGCAGTCCTCCCATACCAGAACCTATTATCACACCAACCCTTTGAGCATTCTCAGGAGTTATTTTAAGGCCTGAGTCCTTCATTGCCATTTCTGCGGCCGCAATAGCAAAGTGTATGAACCTGTCCATCTTTTTTATCTCTTTCTGTTCAATATAATTAGAGGGATCAAAATTCTTTACCTCAGCAGCAATCTGGACAGGATAGCTGGATGCATCAAAGAGAGTTATTTTACCAACACCAGATTTTCCCTGAATAAGAGCCTCCCATGTCTCCGAGACTCCTATTCCCAGAGGTGTAACCAGACCCAGACCTGTAACAACTACCCTTCTTTTTTCCATGACTTAATCAGGCGTTAGAGGTTTTTTTCTTAATATACTCTATTGCATCCTTAACCTTTACAATCTTTTCTGCATCTTCATCAGGGATCTCAATATTAAAGGCCTCTTCAAAAGCCATGACAAGCTCCACCGTGTCAAGCGAGTCTGCACCGAGATCCTCTACAAAGGAAGACTCAGGAGTGATATCAGCAGGATTCACTCCAAGTTGTTTTGCTATAATTTCCTTTACCTTCTCTTCCATTAAAACACCTCCAGAATTTTTAGAAAAATATGAGCACCCTTAAGGTGCCCTGAGATTTCAAGAGGCTAAGCCTCTTATATGACTACATATACATTCCGCCATTAACATGAATAACCTGACCGGTTATATATCCTGAAAGAGGTGATGCGAGAAAAACCACTGCATTGGCCACATCCTCAACTGTACCGAACCTTCCAAGGGGTATTGCTTTAAGCATCTCTGCTTTAACATTTTCAGGTAATGCCTCTGTCATTTTTGTCATAATGAATCCCGGAGCTACTGCATTGACTGTGATATTTCTGCTTGCATATTCCTTCGCAATAGTCTTTGTTAGACCAACCATACCGGACTTTGATGCGCTGTAATTAGCCTGTCCGGGGTTTCCCATAAAGGCAACCACGGAGGCTATATTTATTATCCTTCCATACCTCTGCCGGGACATGACCTTTACAGCCTCTCTTGAGCATAGAAACACACTCTTAAGATTAATTGCAATCACTGAATCCCAGTCTTCCTCCTTCATTCTGACAAGCAGGGCATCTCTTGTAATGCCTGCATTATTTACAAGTATATCAATCCTCGTCATTTTTTCAATTATTTCCTTAAATGCCCTTTCCACATCTTCACTTTTTGAGACATCAAATGAAAGGTCATAGGCACTTACACCAAAATTAGAAGCTATTTCTTCTGCAGTCCTCTTTGCCTCCTCAGCAATGATATCGCATATGACAACAGAAGCTCCTTTTTTAGCAAGGGCCTCTGCAATTGCCCTTCCTATACCTCTTGCAGCACCTGTAACAACTGCTACCTGGTCTTTGAATTCCTTTTCCATTGGATTACATTTACCTCCGCATATTTTATTATTTAGCCTTAATTATAAAATAACTGATGAATTTTTGTCACTTAATTAGGGCAAGCAGTAAAATGAATTTTTATTAATCCCGGTACATTTCTAAAAATTATAGTTCTAAAATGACATAATTTTATCGGATATTGTATTTCAAAGTCAATTTTAAGTTATAATAAAAATACTTTTTCAGGAGGTCAAGATGCCCAAGGTATATCTTATTGATGTAACAAACAGGGATGGTGTCCAGACATCAAGGATTCTTCTTCCCAAATTATCAAAAACCATGCTGAATCTCTATCTTGATGAGATGGGAGTTTATCAGAGTGAAATAGGTTTTCCAACGTTGAAGCATGAGGTCAATTATATAAACGCAAATCTCGAACTTGCTGAAATGGGCGTGATAAAAAGGCTTCACCTTGAGGGCTGGTGCAGGGCTGTGCCAGAGGATGTGGAACTAGCCTTCAAGAACTGTCC
Proteins encoded in this window:
- the rnc gene encoding ribonuclease III; the protein is MPASSLKNFQELENSLGYSFKNRALLMEALTHKSFHNERPEDSPFYNERLEFLGDAVLGLIISEYLFRRFPEEDESRLASLKAYLVKESVLFEIAKGLFLGEYLLLGKGEEHTGGRQKSSILADCLEALIGAVFLDGGLEDARELISRLFRRKFEELTSADLILDPKSELQKLSLERYGKLPEYKIIAEHGAEHKKVFTVNIYINGEFFGTGSGKSKKEAQTEAAKIAIKKMHEKY
- the fabF gene encoding beta-ketoacyl-ACP synthase II, with the protein product MEKRRVVVTGLGLVTPLGIGVSETWEALIQGKSGVGKITLFDASSYPVQIAAEVKNFDPSNYIEQKEIKKMDRFIHFAIAAAEMAMKDSGLKITPENAQRVGVIIGSGMGGLPMIEHYHRTLLEKGHRRISPFFIPMIIINLAAGQVSIRYGAKGPNSSPCTACATGSHSIGDAFRIIQRGEADAMIAGGTEAVITPMGIAGFTAMKALSTRNDEPERASRPFDIDRDGFVMGEGAGIVILEELEHALKRGARIYAEIIGYGMSGDAYHITSPAPEGEGAARCMEAALKDACIKPEEVDYINAHGTSTKYGDELETMAIKKVFGEHAYRLAVSSTKSMTGHLLGAAGGVEAVITILSIYNNLIPPTINLEKPDPVCDLDYVPNKARHREVNCAISNSFGFGGTNACLIFKKFSGA
- the acpP gene encoding acyl carrier protein; this encodes MEEKVKEIIAKQLGVNPADITPESSFVEDLGADSLDTVELVMAFEEAFNIEIPDEDAEKIVKVKDAIEYIKKKTSNA
- the fabG gene encoding 3-oxoacyl-[acyl-carrier-protein] reductase → MEKEFKDQVAVVTGAARGIGRAIAEALAKKGASVVICDIIAEEAKRTAEEIASNFGVSAYDLSFDVSKSEDVERAFKEIIEKMTRIDILVNNAGITRDALLVRMKEEDWDSVIAINLKSVFLCSREAVKVMSRQRYGRIINIASVVAFMGNPGQANYSASKSGMVGLTKTIAKEYASRNITVNAVAPGFIMTKMTEALPENVKAEMLKAIPLGRFGTVEDVANAVVFLASPLSGYITGQVIHVNGGMYM